A portion of the Ascochyta rabiei chromosome 13, complete sequence genome contains these proteins:
- a CDS encoding Cysteine desulfurase: MPHITTMPHMAPTMARQALRIASRRYPTSTFARTSLRPAASSRSYVSETKSNSASINIDTTIQAEKKAFLNQTGERAAEATMPTTGLSADAMMSPTAGILKQATVMDQGSRPIYLDMQATTPMDPRVVDAQLPFMTGLYGNPHSRTHAYGWETDKAVEDARAHIANLIGADPKEIIFTSGATESNNMSIKGVARFFKRSGKKNHIITAQTEHKCVLDSCRHLQDEGFSVTYLPVQSNGLVDLAQLEAAMRPETMLVSIMTVNNEIGVVQPMEEIGKLCRSKKIFFHTDAAQAVGKIPLDVNKMNVDLMSISGHKIYGPKGVGACYVRRRPRVRLDPIISGGGQERGLRSGTLAPPLAIGFGEAARICKEEMEYDSKRITALSNRLLEGLLAMEHTTLNGDRERHYPGCVNVSFAYVEGESLLMALKDIALSSGSACTSASLEPSYVLRALGSSDESAHSSIRFGIGRFTTDAEIDYVLKAVKERVSFLRELSPLWELVQEGVDLNTIEWSQH, translated from the exons ATGCCGCACATCACCACCATGCCGCACATGGCCCCCACGATGGCGAGGCAGGCCCTGCGCATTGCCTCGAGGAGATACCCAACGTCGACGTTCGCCCGCACATCGCTCCGCCCCGCTGCGAGCAGCCGCAGCTATGTGTCCGAGACCAAGTCCAACAGCGCCTCGATCAACATCGACACGACGATCCAGGCCGAGAAGAAGGCCTTCCTCAACCAGACGGGAGAGCGCGCAGCGGAGGCGACCATGCCAACGACGGGCCTGTCCGCCGACGCCATGATGAGCCCGACTGCTG GCATCCTGAAGCAAGCCACCGTCATGGACCAGGGGTCGCGGCCCATCTACCTGGACATGCAAGCCACCACCCCCATGGACCCTCGCGTCGTCGACGCCCAGCTGCCCTTTATGACGGGCCTGTACGGCAACCCGCACTCGCGCACGCACGCCTACGGATGGGAGACGGACAAGGCCGTCGAAGATGCCCGCGCGCACATTGCCAACCTCATCGGCGCCGACCCCAAGGAGATCATCTTCACCAGCGGCGCCACGGAGAGCAACAACATGAGCATCAAGGGCGTAGCCCGCTTCTTCAAGCGCTCGGGCAAGAAGAACCACATCATCACCGCACAGACCGAGCACAAGTGCGTGCTCGACAGCTGCAGGCATCTGCAGGACGAGGGCTTCTCCGTCACCTACCTGCCCGTCCAGAGCAACGGCCTGGTCGACTTGGCGCAGCTGGAGGCGGCCATGCGCCCAGAGACGATGCTGGTCAGCATCATGACCGTCAACAACGAGATCGGCGTAGTGCAGCCCATGGAGGAGATTGGCAAGCTGTGCAGGTCCAAGAAGATCTTCTTCCACACCGACGCCGCGCAGGCCGTGGGCAAGATTCCCCTGGACGTCAACAAGATGAACGTCGACCTGATGTCCATCTCCGGACACAAGATCTACGGGCCAAAGGGAGTGGGTGCTTGCTACGTACGGAGAAGGCCTAGGGTCAGACTCGACCCCATCATCAGCGGAGGTGGACAGGAGCGAGGCCTGCGAAGTGGCACCCTGGCACCACCGCTTGCGATTGGGTTCGGCGAGGCGGCGCGCATTTGCAAAGAGGAGATGGAG TACGACAGCAAGCGCATCACAGCACTGTCGAACCGGCTGCTCGAGGGCCTGCTCGCTATGGAGCACACGACATTGAACGGCGACCGCGAACGACATTACCCTGGCTGTGTCAACGTGTCTTTTGCTTACGTCGAGGGCGAGTCTCTGCTCATGGCGCTCAAGGACATTGCGCTCTCCTCGGGCAGTGCTTGCACATCGGCGTCGCTCGAGCCCAGCTACGTTCTCCGTGCTCTGGGTAGCAGCGACGAGAGTGCGCACAGCAGCATCCGCTTTGGAATCGGACGATTCACCACGGATGCTGAGATTGACTACGTGCTGAAGGCGGTCAAGGAGCGTGTCTCGTTCTTGCGCGAGCTCAGTCCGCTGTGGGAGTTGGTGCAGGAGGGCGTGGACCTGAACACGATTGAGTGGAGCCAGCACTGA
- a CDS encoding suppressor protein stp22 of temperature-sensitive alpha-factor receptor and arginine permease: MAVPETTLNWLYSVLTSNYADVNRTYHDATEALAQYPSLAVRTDVYTYENGASHLLLNLSGTLPVTFRGATYGFPVAVWLPYAYPRESPIVYVKPDKDMLVRPGQHVSGDGRVYHPYLAQWAKYWDKSTLFNFLALLRAVFAKEPPVRSRQPQPQPQPQYTLNNAPTQAGPPSLPPPPAEYRRSMLATPRLSPSPPPSHGPPAPPPKPPKPHEQNRPTPQPQHDRYAQPPPLPPHPPQHQPQPNSHGAPPYWQQPGPTQAQSTPQRQRSYDFTPATPVSSRPRPQAQAQAQAQAQAQAQAQTLQSGPYGLGGPVGPIAPQRQRQAPSYPAHVHSEQPLAHGVPAQQYPGQHGPPQQHGQPQPQPQPQQYRQPTQQYPPQLQQHQPYQQFQPPPTQAPPPTKAAPVNLLDDSLQVTLPSQQGNQTSLPLPPVPPNPQKDALLTALSQALVSQTRQIVASNQAAVAPLRAQQQALQTAYSRLQAELGELHQLDAALASNEQILKGAMVEADRAMDDARRRHAPDVDDVLVAPTVVGQQLYTLAAEERGIADALFVLGRALDRGRITADVFVKQTRSLAREQFLKKALIKKIAKGMALDEYQMR, from the exons ATGGCCGTGCCGGAGACGACGCTCAACTGGCTGTACAGCGTCTTGACCAGC AACTACGCCGACGTCAATCGCACCTACCACGATGCCACCGAGGCGCTCGCCCAATACCCGTCGCTCGCAGTGCGCACCGACGTCTACA CGTACGAGAATGGCGCCTCGCACCTCCTGCTCAACCTCAGCGGCACCCTGCCCGTCACCTTTCGCGGCGCCACCTACGGCTTCCCCGTCGCCGTCTGGCTGCCCTACGCCTATCCGCGCGAGTCGCCCATTGTGTACGTCAAGCCCGACAAGGACATGCTGGTGCGCCCTGGTCAGCACGTGAGCGGCGACGGACGCGTCTACCACCCCTACCTCGCCCAGTGGGCCAAGTATTGGGAC AAGTCGACGCTGTTCAACTTCCTGGCCCTCCTGCGCGCCGTCTTTGCCAAGGAGCCCCCCGTCCGCTCGAGgcagccccagccccagccccagccccagtACACGCTGAACAATGCGCCCACCCAAGCAGGCCCTCCATCGCTTCCTCCACCACCCGCAGAGTACCGCCGCTCGATGCTGGCCACACCACGTCTGTCACCTTCGCCACCACCTTCGCATGGCCCGCCAGCGCCACCCCCAAAGCCCCCGAAGCCACACGAGCAGAACAGACCAACTCCCCAACCCCAACACGACCGATACGCGCAGCCTCCCCCACTGCCACCCCATCCACCGCAACACCAACCCCAGCCGAACAGCCACGGTGCGCCGCCCTACTGGCAACAGCCAGGCCCCACACAAGCGCAGAGCACTCCACAGCGACAGAGGAGCTACGACTTCACACCAGCAACACCCGTGTCGAGTCGCCCACGACcccaggcacaggcacaggcacaggcacaggcacaggcacaggcacaggcacagacCCTCCAGTCCGGACCATATGGACTCGGGGGCCCCGTTGGTCCTATCGCGCCTCAGCGCCAGCGACAAGCACCCAGCTATCCAGCCCACGTGCATTCAGAGCAACCCCTCGCACATGGCGTACCGGCGCAGCAGTACCCAGGTCAACATGGCCCACCTCAACAGCACGgtcagccacagccacagccacagccacagcagtACCGACAACCTACTCAGCAATACCCGCCTCAGCTCCAGCAACACCAGCCATACCAGCAGTTCCAACCGCCGCCCACACAAGCGCCACCGCCAACAAAGGCCGCGCCTGTCAATCTCCTAGACGATTCGCTTCAAGTCACCCTGCCTTCGCAACAGGGCAATCAAACATCCCTTCCCCTCCCTCCCGTGCCCCCAAACCCACAAAAGGACGCACTCCTTACAGCACTGAGCCAAGCTCTTGTCTCGCAGACCCGCCAGATAGTAGCTTCGAATCAGGCTGCAGTGGCGCCTCTTCGCGCACAGCAGCAAGCACTCCAGACTGCGTATTCCCGACTGCAAGCCGAGCTGGGTGAATTGCACCAGCTAGACGCTGCACTCGCTTCTAACGAACAGATCCTGAAGGGGGCCATGGTCGAAGCGGATCGCGCAATGGACGACGCGCGGCGGAGACACGCACCAGATGTCGACGACGTTCTCGTAGCGCCTACCGTCGTAGGCCAGCAATTGTACACACTCGCGGCCGAAGAGAGGGGCATCGCTGACGCTCTGTTCGTCTTGGGCAGAGCTCTTGATAGGGGACGAATCACTGCAGATGTCTTCGTCAAG CAAACGCGAAGTCTAGCCCGGGAGCAGTTCTTGAAGAAGGCGCTTATCAAGAAGATTGCAAAGGGGATGGCGCTGGACGAATACCAGATGCGGTGA